One Tachysurus fulvidraco isolate hzauxx_2018 chromosome 2, HZAU_PFXX_2.0, whole genome shotgun sequence DNA segment encodes these proteins:
- the rbm15b gene encoding putative RNA-binding protein 15B has translation MKRQAERDSSPSRALAKRLRERERDRDGSRREDTAAVNQPPLALLLAESRSYQKQQQQQRARSRSGEREKPRAREERAGLLPRPPSVIPKSKAPVLDPLGSSRGASGLEYKTLLISNLGSQLTDEHVEDGLFHEFKKFGDVSVKLSHTPELGRIAYVNFRQPESAREARHAKARLVLYDRALKIEPMYVRRRSLTPPDVAYVPLHGSYPYRQRSLSPGASAVRDVRTRNYVDSISLRDRERVLDYYSALEERSRAYVYPLPEDDLMPEDDQRATRNLFIGNLDHNVSEAELRQGFDKYGIIEEIVIKRPARGQGCGYGFIKFQNLDMAHRAKVAMQGRVFGGNQVKIGYGKANPTTRLWVGGLGPNTSLAALAREFDRFGSIRTIDYMKGDNFAYIHYESLDAAQAACAQMRGFPLGGRRLRVDFAKAEETRSYPQQYPPPIPLPSHYDILAEGFGRHRSLERELRARARSPSHPLYAERERERGLPERDWSPPKGTERRSNPEAFGRTRARSRSRERWAKGWEERRKRRSRTRSRSLSPGEQSEERGRSKVRAGPPRTPDDSPERTRGRLPDSTSDPQDHTPDSSRHSSDERPTAKAVDPERNHCKTDTEPDSHSEKPKSEPKKPSTLSEYAQTLSRVWHGSLILKNSCFPTSMHLLDGGANFFLSLLKDQTNSGKITQLKIAQRLRLDQPKLDEVSRRIRLGGTDGYTVLLAVQGPMDRDSPPPDGLQKRFLRNLVTYLRSKQAAGVIGLPLGGPKERETGGMLYAFPPCDFSQQYLQTVLKTLGKLEEEHLVVVVVKDSTQP, from the coding sequence ATGAAGCGTCAGGCCGAGCGGGATTCCAGTCCGAGCAGAGCTCTCGCGAAACGTCTTCGGGAAAGAGAACGAGACCGTGATGGGAGCCGAAGGGAAGATACAGCGGCGGTTAATCAGCCGCCGCTCGCGCTGCTGCTCGCCGAGAGCCGGAGCTaccagaagcagcagcagcagcagcgcgCGCGAAGCCGCAGCGGCGAACGCGAGAAGCCCCGAGCGCGGGAAGAGCGAGCAGGCCTCCTCCCGCGGCCTCCGTCCGTCATCCCGAAAAGCAAAGCCCCCGTCTTGGACCCGCTCGGTAGCAGCAGAGGCGCAAGCGGACTGGAATACAAAACCTTGCTTATTAGTAACCTGGGCTCGCAGCTTACCGACGAGCACGTGGAGGACGGTTTGTTTCACGAGTTCAAGAAGTTCGGAGACGTCAGTGTTAAGCTCTCGCACACGCCCGAATTGGGCCGGATCGCCTACGTGAATTTCCGGCAGCCGGAGAGCGCGCGCGAGGCAAGACACGCCAAGGCCAGGCTCGTGCTGTACGACCGAGCGCTCAAAATCGAGCCCATGTACGTGCGTCGTCGCAGCCTCACACCGCCTGACGTCGCTTACGTGCCTCTGCATGGCTCGTATCCCTATAGGCAACGCTCTCTGTCTCCTGGAGCGAGCGCAGTTCGTGATGTGAGAACTAGAAATTATGTGGATAGTATTAGTCTGCGGGACCGTGAGCGCGTGTTGGACTATTACAGTGCTTTGGAAGAGCGAAGCCGTGCCTATGTGTACCCCCTGCCCGAGGACGATTTAATGCCCGAGGACGACCAGCGTGCCACCAGGAACCTGTTCATCGGCAACCTAGATCACAACGTGTCTGAGGCAGAGCTGCGTCAAGGGTTTGACAAGTATGGCATTATTGAGGAGATTGTCATCAAGCGGCCTGCTCGTGGACAAGGCTGCGGCTACGGGTTCATCAAGTTCCAGAACCTGGACATGGCGCACAGAGCCAAAGTAGCCATGCAGGGCCGTGTGTTCGGTGGAAACCAGGTAAAGATTGGATATGGCAAGGCCAACCCCACCACTCgcctgtgggtgggtgggttgggCCCGAACACGTCACTGGCTGCTTTGGCACGGGAATTTGACCGTTTTGGCAGCATTCGCACAATTGATTATATGAAAGGGGACAACTTTGCTTACATCCATTATGAGAGCCTGGATGCAGCCCAAGCAGCATGTGCCCAGATGCGAGGTTTTCCTCTGGGTGGCCGCAGGTTACGCGTCGACTTCGCCAAAGCAGAGGAGACCCGGTCCTACCCACAGCAGTATCCGCCACCCATCCCACTGCCCTCGCATTATGATATTCTAGCTGAGGGCTTTGGTCGCCATCGGAGCCTGGAGAGGGAACTTAGAGCGCGAGCCCGCTCACCTTCTCATCCTCTTTATGCAGAAAGGGAACGAGAACGAGGGCTTCCTGAACGAGACTGGAGTCCTCCAAAGGGTACGGAGCGGAGGAGTAACCCAGAAGCGTTTGGTCGTACGAGAGCACGCAGTCGTAGCAGAGAGCGCTGGGCAAAAGGCTGGGAGGAAAGGCGCAAGCGCCGGAGCCGGACACGTAGTCGGAGTCTCAGTCCTGGGGAGCAGTCTGAAGAAAGAGGGCGGTCTAAGGTGCGAGCTGGTCCTCCCAGGACACCAGATGACAGCCCTGAACGAACTCGTGGCCGCCTCCCCGACTCCACGTCCGATCCGCAAGACCATACACCCGATAGCAGTCGCCATTCCAGCGATGAGCGACCGACTGCGAAGGCCGTCGATCCCGAGCGCAACCATTGCAAAACTGACACAGAGCCAGACTCACACTCTGAAAAACCCAAAAGTGAACCCAAGAAGCCCAGCACGCTCTCAGAATATGCCCAGACCCTCAGCCGAGTGTGGCATGGCTCCCTCATCCTGAAAAACAGTTGCTTTCCCACTAGCATGCATCTCCTGGACGGAGGAGCCAActtctttctctcacttcttAAGGATCAGACAAACAGCGGAAAGATCACACAGCTCAAGATCGCTCAGCGGCTGCGGCTCGACCAACCCAAGCTGGACGAAGTGAGCCGCCGCATCAGGCTCGGCGGCACTGACGGTTACACCGTCCTTCTGGCCGTACAGGGACCCATGGATCGGGACTCGCCTCCACCTGATGGACTACAGAAACGCTTCCTTCGCAACCTGGTGACCTACCTCAGGAGCAAACAAGCAGCTGGGGTTATCGGTCTGCCTCTGGGCGGACCAAAAGAACGAGAGACAGGAGGGATGCTTTACGCATTTCCTCCATGTGACTTCTCCCAGCAATACCTCCAGACTGTTCTCAAAACTCTGGGCAAATTAGAGGAGGAACATcttgttgtggtggtggttaAAGACTCAACTCAACCCTAA
- the manf gene encoding mesencephalic astrocyte-derived neurotrophic factor, producing the protein MFSLSGLSVALVFALVPSSSEALKDGECEVCISFLGKFYQSLNDNNVQFTGDTIEKALVKACKDAKGKENRFCYYIGATSDAATKITNEVSKPLSYHMPVEKVCEKLKKKDSQICELKYDKQVDLSTVDLKKLKVKDLKKILDEWGESCKGCAEKSDFIRKITELMPKYAPHAAKARTDL; encoded by the exons ATGTTTAGTTTAAGTGGACTTTCGGTGGCTCTTGTTTTCGCTTTAGTGCCGAGCAGCAGTGAGGCTTTAAAAGACGGAGAGTGTGAAG TATGTATAAGCTTCTTGGGGAAGTTTTATCAGTCACTAAATGACAATAATGTGCAGTTTACCGGTGACACCATTGAAAAGGCTCTGGTGAAAGCGTGCAAGGATGCGAAAGGAAAGGAAAACCGATTT TGCTACTATATCGGAGCAACAAGTGATGCTGCTACAAAAATCACTAACGAGGTCTCAAAACCATTGAGTTACCACATGCCGGTGGAGAAGGTGTGCGAAAAGCTCAAGAAAAAAGACAGTCAGATCTGTGAACTGAAGTACG ATAAACAAGTGGACTTGAGCACAGTGGACCTAAAAAAGCTGAAGGTGAAGGACCTGAAGAAGATTCTCGATGAATGGGGAGAGTCTTGTAAGGGCTGTGCAGAAAAATCCGATTTCATCCGTAAGATCACAGAGCTCATGCCCAAGTATGCGCCGCATGCAGCCAAGGCACGGACAGACCTGTAA